One genomic region from Streptomyces sp. Li-HN-5-11 encodes:
- a CDS encoding RraA family protein, translating into MTDASTATAFRDIPTTTLADLLGREHVMDIGIRPLWQPVPRVAGPAFTVRCPPGDNLMLHAAIYRAGPGSVVVVESGDLDYALAGGNVCAVAQRRGIAAFVADGLIRDLAEVRQLGFPVFARGVIPIPGGKSEVRPHNEPVRCGGVLVGPGDIVVADEEGVVTVPAARAEEITAAARAKLAKEAAETLDDWERAHRSRIDKSLAEAGFE; encoded by the coding sequence ATGACAGACGCCTCGACCGCCACCGCCTTCCGGGACATCCCCACCACCACCCTCGCCGACCTGCTGGGCCGCGAGCACGTCATGGACATCGGCATCCGCCCGCTGTGGCAGCCGGTCCCGCGCGTGGCCGGCCCGGCGTTCACGGTGCGGTGCCCGCCCGGGGACAACCTCATGCTGCACGCCGCCATTTACCGAGCCGGGCCCGGCTCGGTCGTCGTCGTGGAGTCCGGCGACCTCGACTACGCGCTGGCCGGCGGCAACGTCTGCGCCGTGGCCCAGCGCAGGGGCATCGCCGCGTTCGTCGCCGACGGCCTCATCCGCGACCTCGCCGAGGTACGGCAGCTCGGCTTCCCCGTCTTCGCCCGGGGCGTCATCCCCATCCCCGGCGGCAAGTCGGAGGTACGGCCCCACAACGAGCCGGTGCGCTGCGGCGGCGTCCTCGTCGGCCCCGGCGACATCGTGGTGGCCGACGAGGAGGGCGTGGTGACGGTCCCGGCCGCCCGCGCCGAGGAGATCACCGCGGCGGCCCGCGCCAAACTCGCCAAGGAGGCGGCCGAGACCCTCGACGACTGGGAAAGGGCCCACCGCTCCCGCATCGACAAGAGCCTGGCCGAGGCGGGCTTCGAGTAG
- a CDS encoding ATP-binding domain-containing protein → MTSPEPAPPAPRLQEALAAERAHHDACRAALAAMVDGAQEQVVTGEDVSASGADAEVLGYRLRSRAKALRELPEGPLFFGRLDFETTATTATTTTAAPTAATATAATAATAAAAEAVDQTLHIGRLRISEHPATPPLVVDWRAPVSRAFYQAGARDPQGVAVRRRFGWAPGSRGDSADLTGLEDEHLARGESRTSEIVAREIERPRVGPMRDIAATIQPEQDDLVREDLDVSVCVQGAPGTGKTAVGLHRAAYLLYTHPQRLQRGGLLILGPNPTFLSYIAEVLPALGETGVRQSTVAGEIARHPVTGADDERTARLKHDARMAEVLRRALYARVTDDVADSLSVPDGSYRWRVGAGELARIVADVRAEEPPYALGRERVRARAVRLILQQCERRAGPPPASWVRGIERSRAMSAYVDAVWPRVRPEEVVAELLTDPAALADAADGLLDGEEQKALLWARPPRSYRSARWSAADLLLVDEVAGLIERPEGYGHVVIDEAQDLSPMECRAIARRASFASLTVLGDLAQGTTPWAARSWPELLRHLGRPEAAVVPLTTGFRVPEKVVALTNRLLAGLDAGVPPARSLRGDGEVRLREAAGDLLGTVVAAVREALTREGAIGVIAADAETERVRQALAAAGIETAGPQEPGPRVTVLPAGLAKGLEYDHVVAVEPAAIAEAEERGRNRLYVVLTRAVSRLDVVHERPLPF, encoded by the coding sequence ATGACGTCACCCGAACCCGCTCCTCCCGCCCCCCGGCTCCAGGAAGCGCTCGCCGCCGAACGCGCCCACCACGACGCCTGCCGCGCCGCCCTCGCCGCCATGGTGGACGGCGCCCAGGAACAGGTCGTGACCGGCGAGGACGTCTCGGCCTCCGGCGCCGACGCCGAGGTCCTCGGCTACCGGCTGCGCAGCCGGGCCAAGGCCCTGCGCGAACTGCCCGAGGGACCGCTGTTCTTCGGCCGCCTGGACTTCGAGACCACGGCGACCACGGCGACCACGACCACTGCGGCGCCCACGGCAGCCACAGCGACGGCGGCGACGGCGGCGACCGCGGCCGCCGCGGAGGCCGTCGATCAGACACTGCACATCGGGCGGCTGCGGATCAGCGAGCACCCGGCCACCCCGCCCCTCGTCGTCGACTGGCGCGCCCCCGTCTCCCGCGCCTTCTACCAGGCCGGCGCCCGCGACCCGCAGGGCGTCGCCGTCCGCCGCCGGTTCGGCTGGGCGCCGGGCAGCCGCGGCGACTCCGCCGACCTCACCGGCCTGGAGGACGAGCACCTCGCCCGGGGCGAGTCTCGGACGAGCGAGATCGTCGCCCGGGAGATCGAACGCCCCCGCGTCGGTCCCATGCGGGACATCGCCGCGACCATCCAGCCCGAGCAGGACGACCTCGTGCGCGAGGACCTCGACGTGTCGGTCTGCGTGCAGGGCGCCCCCGGCACCGGCAAGACCGCCGTCGGCCTGCACCGGGCCGCCTACCTGCTCTACACCCACCCGCAGCGCCTCCAGCGCGGCGGCCTGCTCATCCTCGGCCCCAACCCCACCTTCCTGTCCTACATCGCCGAGGTGCTGCCCGCACTCGGCGAGACGGGCGTACGGCAGTCGACCGTCGCCGGCGAGATCGCCCGCCACCCGGTGACCGGCGCTGACGACGAGCGGACCGCCCGCCTCAAGCACGACGCCCGCATGGCCGAGGTACTGCGCCGGGCGCTGTACGCACGCGTGACGGACGACGTCGCCGACTCCCTTTCCGTACCGGACGGCTCGTACCGCTGGCGCGTCGGGGCCGGTGAACTGGCACGGATCGTGGCGGACGTACGCGCCGAGGAGCCGCCGTACGCCCTCGGACGCGAGCGGGTACGCGCACGGGCGGTGCGCCTGATTCTTCAGCAGTGCGAACGGCGCGCCGGGCCGCCGCCCGCCTCCTGGGTGCGCGGGATCGAACGGTCGCGGGCGATGAGCGCGTACGTCGACGCCGTATGGCCCCGCGTGCGGCCCGAGGAGGTCGTCGCCGAACTCCTCACCGACCCGGCCGCGTTGGCGGACGCGGCGGACGGGCTGCTCGACGGCGAGGAGCAGAAGGCGCTGCTGTGGGCGAGGCCGCCGCGCTCGTACCGGTCCGCGCGCTGGTCGGCCGCCGACCTGCTCCTCGTCGACGAGGTCGCCGGACTGATCGAGCGCCCGGAGGGCTACGGCCACGTCGTCATCGACGAGGCGCAGGACCTGTCGCCCATGGAGTGCCGGGCGATCGCCCGGCGCGCGTCCTTCGCCTCCCTGACGGTGCTCGGGGACCTGGCGCAGGGCACCACCCCGTGGGCGGCCCGGTCGTGGCCCGAACTCCTGCGCCACCTGGGCAGGCCGGAGGCGGCCGTTGTGCCGCTGACCACGGGGTTCCGGGTCCCCGAGAAGGTCGTCGCGCTGACCAACCGGCTCCTGGCCGGACTGGACGCCGGAGTGCCCCCGGCCAGGTCGCTGCGCGGGGACGGCGAGGTGCGCCTGCGCGAGGCGGCGGGCGATCTGCTGGGCACGGTGGTGGCAGCCGTACGGGAGGCGCTCACGCGGGAGGGGGCGATCGGGGTGATCGCGGCGGACGCGGAGACGGAACGAGTGCGGCAGGCACTGGCCGCGGCCGGCATCGAGACCGCCGGGCCGCAGGAACCCGGCCCGCGGGTGACGGTGCTGCCCGCCGGACTCGCCAAGGGCCTGGAGTACGACCACGTCGTCGCCGTCGAGCCGGCGGCGATCGCGGAGGCGGAGGAGCGGGGGCGGAACCGGCTGTACGTGGTGCTGACCCGGGCGGTGTCGCGGCTGGACGTGGTGCACGAACGGCCCCTGCCGTTCTAG
- a CDS encoding TetR family transcriptional regulator has product MGETGGRQLGLRERKRQRMYQAVSETAIRLFLEKGFDEVSVAEVAAAAEISKPTLFRYFPAKEDLVLHRIADHEDEAARVVAAEPAAPVDALRRHFLAGLDRNDPVTGLNDHPQVLAFHSLLYGTPSLVTRVYTHLERSEAALAEALGGGLDARLAAGQIIAVQRVLALDNWRRIAAGEPLEDVRPDAVAAAERAFSRLAAALATADR; this is encoded by the coding sequence ATGGGTGAGACCGGTGGGCGTCAGCTCGGGCTGCGGGAGCGCAAGAGGCAGCGGATGTACCAGGCCGTGTCGGAGACGGCCATCCGGCTCTTCCTGGAGAAGGGGTTCGACGAGGTGTCGGTCGCCGAGGTGGCCGCAGCGGCCGAGATCTCCAAGCCGACCCTCTTCCGCTACTTCCCGGCCAAGGAGGACCTCGTCCTGCACCGGATCGCCGACCACGAGGACGAGGCCGCGCGCGTGGTCGCCGCCGAGCCCGCGGCGCCGGTCGACGCGCTGCGCCGCCACTTCCTGGCCGGGCTCGACCGCAACGACCCGGTCACCGGGCTCAACGACCACCCTCAGGTGCTCGCCTTCCACTCCCTCCTCTACGGCACTCCCTCCCTGGTGACCCGCGTGTACACCCACCTGGAGCGTTCGGAGGCCGCGCTGGCCGAGGCCCTCGGCGGCGGTCTCGACGCACGGCTGGCCGCCGGGCAGATCATCGCCGTGCAGCGCGTCCTCGCCCTGGACAACTGGCGGCGGATCGCCGCCGGGGAGCCGCTGGAGGACGTGCGGCCGGACGCCGTGGCCGCGGCCGAGCGGGCGTTCTCCCGCCTGGCGGCAGCTCTGGCCACGGCCGACCGCTGA